One segment of Plasmodium relictum strain SGS1 genome assembly, chromosome: 3 DNA contains the following:
- the PPM1 gene encoding protein phosphatase PPM1, putative, with product MNLYDNLKKDSIYIYGKIYELLDHLNNHNFKCYINNEKKVDLSKEFKYQKKKRVEFISILDYYARFKNKESEFLVLPIIFNKEYEILYLGVSMFFKENFSEEYKKNCYNYIELYIYNLDKNNVVTYENCITSNHNISIFKLLINLEDLKNSHKEEILKNDIKRIMNNRNNDQEVYLKNNNYCIDDKKNEHLCSQENNILKREENYLSYSNNIKYNNKNFNLGNNDYLIIYNTYNSLKKSDHLEESFTDYTYKIHTNSDINNTTNNHNNKNNININDNNNNHKCNNYINSNINIRNNNNCNNNINNINNNNNNNNENINKTNNSYNNNNNHDYNNNYSINSNINSMNNNHINNINNNNNNNNININNTSNNNNHKYSNNNIYSNINIINNNNSNNDNSNNNINNINYDINNNNNDNIDNNNKEYIKDEMNKNSSCKNNHINKVNHYENLERRSENEYNISEINCENQNINYQYYYFKERENLVLNIKKNDEIPVKIENSLNNNSEEKTYTSLKISESLQHNYMNTKVIINLDNDKLNEKVSYLKQEMIYNQNDYLKINDTHMNKYTEFMKDISIDNIIYKNYFQENNNNKNEKWKNFKSGFFSFKGNRTYNEDRVITIENINDFIKKEYNEIIKKKEVNETFDKEYYDLIHKLQNIETQPYMYCAIYDGHNGENTVNIVQKFLHLNVYSYLINGNGISNSLKYAFQSIDEHICKETLNNEEINHSNLSSGSTACVSIIFKSMLYIANIGDSRCVLSKNGRAIVLTVDHRASINKKEEERIIKSGGVLDDEGYLDGCLGVCRGFGSFDKKTKKKLKGLICEPDLFQIKLTDDDEFLIICCDGVFDVMTSQEAVNTVRASLVESTNANIASEALCRLAYKRKSLDNLSVVVVIFQNPEMKKKTSINENSSLYSSQTGRVRRRIKFSALKDLINP from the exons ATGAATTTATacgataatttaaaaaaagattctatttatatatacgGAAAAATATACGAATTGCTAGATCATCTGAATAATCATAATTTTAAGtgttatattaataatgaaaagaaaGTAGATTTATCAAAGGAATTTAAatatcagaaaaaaaaaagagttgAGTTTATTTCCATTTTAGATTATTATGCAAGATTTAAAAACAAGGAGAGTGAGTTTCTTGTTTTGcctattatatttaataaggagtatgaaatattatatttaggAGTTTCTATGTTTTTTAAAGAGAATTTTTCTGaggaatataaaaagaattgttataattatatagaattatatatttataatttagataaaaacAATGTAGTTACTTACGAGAATTGTATTACTTCTAATCATAATAtaagtatttttaaattacttatCAACTTAGaggatttaaaaaattctcaTAAGGAAGAAATactaaaaaatgatattaaaagaattatgaataatagaaataatgaCCAGGaagtatatttaaaaaataataattattgtaTTGATGATAAAAAGAATGAACACTTATGTTCAcaagaaaataatatcttAAAACGagaagaaaattatttatcatatagtaataatattaaatacaaTAATAAGAATTTTAATTTAGGAAATAATGACTacttaattatatataatacatataattcattaaaGAAAAGTGATCACTTAGAAGAATCATTCACTgattatacatataaaattcATACAAATAgtgatattaataatacaactaataatcataataataagaataatattaatattaatgacaataataataatcacaaatgtaataattatatcaatagtaatattaatattagaaataataataattgtaataataatataaataatattaacaacaacaataataataataatgaaaatatcaaCAAAACTAATAACAgctataataataacaataatcaTGATTATAACAATAACTATAGTATCAATAGTAACATTAATAGTATGAATAAtaatcatataaataatattaataataataacaataataataatattaatataaataacacgagtaataataataatcataaatatagcaataataatatctatagtaatattaatattattaataataataatagcaataatgataatagtaataataatataaataatattaattatgatattaacaataataataatgataatattgataataacaacaaagaatatattaaagatgaaatgaataaaaatagttcATGTAAAAACaatcatataaataaagtgaaccattatgaaaatttagaGAGAAGAAgtgaaaatgaatataatatatcAGAGATAAATTGTGAGAatcaaaatattaattatcagtattattattttaaagaaagagaaaacttagttttaaatataaagaaaaatgatgaaatcccagtaaaaattgaaaattctcttaataataatagtgaaGAGAAAACATATACTTCCTTAAAAATAAGTGAATCATTACAACATAATTATATGAACACTAAagtaataattaatttagaTAATGACAAGTTAAATGAGAAAGTAAGTTATTTAAAACAAGAGATGATATATAATCAAAATGAttacttaaaaattaatgatacGCATATGAATAAATATACTGAGTTTATGAAAGATATATCTAttgataatattatatataaaaattactttcaagaaaataataataacaaaaatgaaaaatggaaaaattttaaatcaggtttttttagttttaaaGGTAATAGAACTTATAATGAAGATAGAGTAATAACTATAGAAAATATCAatgattttataaaaaaggagtataatgaaataatcaaaaaaaaagaagtaaaCGAAACTTTTGATAAAGAATACTATGATTTGATTCataaattacaaaatataGAAACTCAACCATACATGTATTGTGCTATTTATGATGGTCACAATGGAGAGAATACAGTAAATATAGTTCAGAAgtttttacatttaaatgTTTATTCTTATCTTATAAACGGAAATGGAATAAgtaattcattaaaatatgCTTTTCAATCTATTGATGAACATATATGCAAAGAAACATtgaataatgaagaaattaaCCATTCTAACCTATCAAGTGGTAGTACCGCATGTGTtagtataatatttaaaagcaTGTTGTATATAGCAAATATAGGAGATAGTAGATGTGTTTTAAGCAAAAATGGAAGAGCAATTGTATTAACAGTTGATCATAGAGCAAGTATCAATAAAAAGGAAGAAGAGAGAATTATAAAATCAGGAGGAGTGTTAGATGATGAAGGATATTTAGATGGTTGTTTAGGAGTATGTAGAGGATTCGGttcttttgataaaaaaactaaaaaaaaattaaaaggatTAATATGTGAGCCAGatttatttcaaataaaattaactGACGATGATGAGTTTTTAATCATTTGTTGTGATGGGGTTTTTGATGTTATGACTTCTCAAGAAGCTGTTAATACAGTTAGAGCATCATTAGTTGAAAGCACAAATGCAAATATTGCTTCTGAAGCACTTTGTCGATTAgcttataaaagaaaatctTTAGATAATTTATCAGTTGTAGTTGTTATATTTCAAAATCCagagatgaaaaaaaaaacaagtataaatgaaaattcaaGTTTGTACTCAAGTCAAACTGGAAGAGTCAGAAGAAG aataaaattttctgCCTTAAAAGATTTAATAAATCCTTGA
- the RRP4 gene encoding exosome complex component RRP4, putative, with translation MDICITTPYDNELDEIEEFNNRILAVETIKHNRSNLNKNIDNTCPNIKKLVLPGDGILEKKDKDRFLKGSGLYEENEKFYACILGSINYINKLVYVEPLKGKYTGAVGDLLVGKIKDINNDKWVVEIGSYSRSLLSISQTNISLFSQRIRLYNDVINMINIYKPNDIIACEVQRILTDGCIILHTRSSIYGKLSNGILITVPQTLIQNQKKHIFVFPCNVQIILGMNGFIWISSPIKKSKDTNPNSIDEDIEGNKFEEVDDTTRRNISIISNIIKLLAKYHININYDIITKIYMQYTANKNNNTSYILKPYVSDSFLFNYIDQINKKNEDIQ, from the coding sequence atggatatTTGTATAACAACTCCGTATGATAATGAATTAGATGAAATCGAAGAATTTAATAATAGGATATTAGCGGTAGAAACAATTAAACATAATAGGTCtaacttaaataaaaatattgataacACTTGTcctaatattaaaaaattagtatTACCAGGGGATGggatattagaaaaaaaagataaagacAGATTTTTGAAGGGTAGTGGTTTgtatgaagaaaatgaaaagttCTATGCATGTATATTAGGatcaataaattatataaacaaattaGTATATGTAGAACCgttaaaaggaaaatatacTGGAGCTGTAGGAGATTTATTAGtaggaaaaataaaagatataaataatgataaatgGGTAGTAGAAATAGGTTCCTATTCTCGTTCATTATTATCAATTTCTCAAACAAATATTAGCTTATTTAGTCAAAGAATAAGATTATATAACGATGTAATAAATAtgattaatatatataaacctAATGACATTATAGCATGTGAAGTACAAAGAATTTTAACAGACGGTTGTATAATTTTACACACAAGGTCTTCAATATATGGAAAATTATCAAACGGAATATTAATTACTGTTCCACAAACATTAATtcaaaatcaaaaaaaacatattttcgTTTTTCCTTGTAATGTGCAAATAATATTAGGGATGAATGGATTCATATGGATTTCATCTCCCATTAAAAAATCTAAAGATACTAATCCAAATAGCATTGATGAAGACATTGAAGGTAATAAATTTGAAGAAGTAGATGATACTACCAGAAGAAATATCAGCATCATtagtaatattattaaattattagcTAAGTatcatattaatattaattatgatattattactaaaatatatatgcaatATACTgccaataaaaataataatacttcCTATATTTTAAAACCTTATGTATCCGATTCCTTTTTATTCAATTATATAgatcaaataaataaaaaaaatgaagacaTTCAATAA
- a CDS encoding GTPase, putative, whose translation MFFSYILYLININYILCIKIRSFNSNKNINIIDTGRSSYIKNNLVKKKISKNIYFLNNINNKINLHKNIVKNEKNEEGGFYNFDEYFNRKAEENYTKLEAEKLKILKENTSTCKEEIKKALETSYKNEYKKLLKEEEEDDKISSEIHENIKITFHMNENINNFLFTQYSYMINKLKEKSVILKNLRKFYSNNNNNNNKQFTNSKDENLVEEEDNKEEKNKSNINGDNIKETNNTIISENLRENINISPKLHLDSNNIKKKNDKLKEIMDNVQFFKPEHNLTQTRNFQTFSDQLFANAKVLNENFFLNLKEENEKKVKCDLITDNEDTEQELFLSNNVSALQLFKENVKSFLHYKKANIIKSNLNEDLLYGRVKVHWFPKFMKRVISKIPDYIKISDIIIEVRNGIIPFVFDDLYALNIFDIYTNKPRIIVYTNSDRSSIKGNEEWGSYYRRKLYWYDKNFNKNINKEYINQMKKSAVIFVNAKDGKKEIIVLKKLINRLCQNIIDSKKKKGIHNYKVKCIFIGLPNVGKSALINRILELKKTKSYDLPGLTTSIQMYSSKKYELIDTPGILAQNLYKLKEKTYDKKNIILEEIYNYNSKDYSKDNVVNIKNYNSYMHIENNIYLLALCNHISPKMYDIYNIAEVLMQNLYRAYLYDNDYIDLQRIIKRYQINFTECLNSEGSFCANNFIQKLARDRFHNDLNQASMRLVTDFRKNYLGRTTLNYPLYFNKKSITLKVSKNYIQQKSDKYIGW comes from the coding sequence atgttcTTTAGTTATATACTATATTTGATAAACATAAACTATATATTATGTATTAAAATAAGAtcatttaattcaaataaaaatataaacattatTGATACAGGAAGAAGtagttatataaaaaataaccttgtaaaaaaaaagatatcaaaaaatatttattttttaaataatataaataataaaattaatttgcataaaaatatagtaaagaatgaaaaaaatgaggaAGGAggcttttataattttgatgAATATTTCAATAGAAAAGCAGAAGAAAATTATACTAAATTAGAAgcagaaaaattaaaaattcttaaaGAAAATACTAGTACTTGTAAGgaggaaataaaaaaggcATTGGAAACAAGCTATAAAAATgagtataaaaaattattaaaagaagaagagGAGGATGATAAGATAAGTAGTGAAATtcatgaaaatattaaaataacatttcatatgaatgaaaatataaataattttttatttacacaaTATAGTTATATGATAAATAAATTGAAAGAAAAATCAgtaattttaaagaatttaagAAAGTtttatagtaataataataataataataataagcaATTTACGAATAGTAAAGATGAGAATCTAGTTGAAGAAGAAgataataaagaagaaaaaaataagtcaAATATAAATggtgataatataaaagaaaccAATAATACTATTATATCAGAAAATCTAagagaaaatattaatatttctcCAAAATTGCATTTAGattcaaataatataaaaaaaaaaaatgataaattaaaagagatAATGGATAATGTGCAGTTTTTTAAACCGGAACATAATCTTACTCAAACAAGAAATTTCCAAACTTTTAGTGACCAACTATTTGCTAATGCAAAAGTTCTAAATgagaatttttttcttaatttaaaagaagaaaatgaaaaaaaggtAAAATGTGATTTGATTACAGATAACGAAGATACAGAacaagaattatttttaagtaataaCGTGTCTGCTTTGcaattatttaaagaaaatgtaaaaagttttttacattataaaaaagcaaatataataaaaagtaacTTAAATGAGGATTTATTATATGGGAGAGTTAAAGTGCATTGGTTTCCTAAATTTATGAAAAGAGTTATAAGTAAAATTCctgattatataaaaattagtgATATAATTATTGAAGTAAGAAATGGTATTATTCCATTTGTATTTGATGATTTATATGCTTTAAACATTTTTGATATTTATACAAATAAACCTAGAATTATTGTTTACACGAATTCTGATAGATCATCAATTAAAGGAAATGAAGAATGGGGTAGTTATTATAGAAGAAAGTTATATTGgtatgataaaaattttaataaaaatattaataaagaatatataaatcaaatgaaaaaaagtgCAGTAATATTTGTTAATGCAAAAGATGGAAAAAAGGAAATCATtgttttaaagaaattaattaATAGACTTTGCCAAAATATAATTGAtagcaaaaaaaagaaaggtATACATAATTATAAAGTGAAATGTATTTTCATAGGTTTACCTAATGTAGGAAAATCAGCATTAATAAATCGTAtattagaattaaaaaaaacaaaatctTATGATCTCCCTGGTTTAACAACTTCTATACAGATGTATTCctcaaaaaaatatgaattaatTGATACACCAGGTATATTAGctcaaaatttatataaattgaaagaaaaaacatatgacaaaaaaaatattatattggAAGAAATTTATAACTATAATTCTAAGGATTATTCTAAAGATAATGttgttaatattaaaaactaTAATAGTTATATgcatatagaaaataatatttatctGTTAGCTTTATGTAATCATATATCACCAAAAATgtatgatatatataatattgcAGAAGTGCTCATGCAAAATTTATATAGAGCTTATTTATATGATAACGATTATATtgatttacaaagaattattaaGAGATATCAAATTAATTTTACTGAATGTTTGAATAGTGAAGGAAGCTTTTGTgctaataattttattcaaaaattaGCTCGTGATAGATTTCATAATGATTTAAATCAGGCATCTATGAGATTAGTAACtgattttagaaaaaattatcttgGAAGAACTACTTTAAATTACCCAttgtattttaataaaaaatcaatCACCTTAAAAGTTTcgaaaaattatattcagCAAAAAAGTGATAAATATATAGGATGGtga